The sequence GCTGTACGCCATCAACCCCGAGGCCGGTTTCTTCGGTGTCGCGCCCGGCACCGGTGAGCACACCAACGCCAACGCGATGAAGACACTGTGGGGCAACTCCGTCTTCACCAACGTCGCCCTCACCGACGACAACGACGTGTGGTGGGAGGGCATGACCGAGGAGACGCCCGCCCATCTGACGGACTGGAAGGGCAACGACTGGACCCCCGAGTCCGGCGTCCCGGCCGCCCACCCGAACGCCCGCTTCACCACGCCCGCCGCGCAGTGCCCGATCATCGCGCCCGAGTGGGAGGACCCCAAGGGCGTGCCGATCTCGGCGATCCTCTTCGGTGGCCGCCGCGCCACCGCCGTGCCGCTGGTCACCGAGTCGTTCGACTGGAACCACGGGGTCTTCCTCGGGGCGAACGTCGCCTCCGAGAAGACCGCCGCCGCCGAGGGCAAGGTCGGTGAGCTGCGCCGCGACCCCTTCGCCATGCTGCCGTTCTGCGGCTACAACATGGGCGACTACATGGGGCACTGGGTCAATGTCGCCAAGGGCAAGGACCAGGCGAAGCTCCCGAAGATCTACTACGTCAACTGGTTCCGCAAGAACGACGAGGGCAAGTTCGTCTGGCCCGGCTTCGGCGAGAACAGCCGGGTCCTGAAGTGGATCGTGGACCGGCTCGACGGGCGGGCCGAGGGCATCGAGACGCCGATCGGTGTGCTGCCGGCGAAGGGCGCGCTCGACACGGAGGGTCTCGACCTCTCCGAGGCCGACCTCGACTTCCTTCTCACCGTCGACAAGGAGGTCTGGCGTGAGGAGGCGGCGCTGGTGCCCGAGCACCTGAACACGTTCGGTGAGCACACGCCGGTCGAACTGTGGGACGAGTACCGGGCCTTGGTGAAGCGCCTCGGCTGAAGCCCGGCCCATCCTCTGAGGGCTGCCGCCCCCAGGCCCCCCCCTTCGGCCTGGACGGCCTCGTCCTCAAACGCCGGACGGGCTGAAAAATCAGCCCGTCCGGCGCGTGTGCCATATGGCTGGGGCGCGACCGGCGTCTTTAGGGGCGCGGGGAACTGCGCACCCAGCCACGACGCGCCCGCACCTCAGCGGCTGACATCCCCCCTTCCGCAGGCCGTGCCGTCCCCGTTGCGGTCCAGGCGCAGGGGATCGTCCTTGCCGTTGATCTTCAAGGGGCCGTAGTCATTGGACTTCAGCCAGGCGCAGCGGGACGCCGTCGTGTTCTTCACCTTGGCCGGGAACGCCGTCGGGACGCAGACGTTGGCGGAGCCGTAGTGGCGGTCGCACCCGGCAATGGTCGGGCTGACCTTCGCCGAGGCGCGCTTCTTGCGGGGCTTCTCGACCTTCCCCTCCAGCGAGTCCGCGAAGGAGTGGACGTGGCCCGAGGGTGCGGCCAGGGCGGTCGGCCCTTGGAGGTGGACCCACTTCGCCACCGACGGCACGCCGTTCGCGTCGACCGCGAAGAGCATGTACCAGCCGGGCGGGGCGAGGTTCGGGTTGCTCGTCACATTCAGGTCGACGTTGTTGCCGTCGACCGAGAGCGGCAGGTCCACGAAGCGCTGGTTCGGGTCGGACGAGTGCGTCACCGCGGCCGGGCGGATCAGCTCCGCCCTGGCGATGGGCCGGTCGACCGTGATGCGCTGCGTGTCCCCGTACGTCCACTCGTTGTCGATGAGTGAAGTGATCGCCGGGCGGGGGCCCTTGAGCAGGTAGGGCGGGGTGTAGACGGACACGTTGTGGTTCCAGGTGCCGTTGCCCGGGTTGTCGCCGGTGGCCATCACGCGGCCGTCGGGGAGCAGGAACGCGGACGAGTGGTAGCCGCGGGCCTCGGGGTCGGCGGCCACCGGGTCGAAGGTGTTCGTCGCGGGGTCGTAGAGCGACGACTCGTGGACCGGGTCGGCGCGGTTGTGCAGGGCGCCGCCCGTCTCCAGGACCTTCCCGTCGGGCAGCAGCACCGCGGAGACGTACATCTTGCCCTGGGCGCCGGTCTGCGGGACCTTGCCGTTGCCCAGGTCGACAGTGCCCTGCGGGAGCGGCGGACCGGCGACGTACGCCGGGTCGGCCGACTTGAGGTCGATGACGTCGGTCAGCCGGTTCGCGTCGGGGTTCGAGTCGATGTTGCCGCCGCCGATGGTGAGGACCTTCTGGTCCTGGGCCGGGGGCAGCAGCACGCTGGCCGACTGGTCGCGTTCGTCCTTGCGCTGCAGGCCGGGGACCTGGGTGGTGGTGTTGGCGTCGTAGTCGTAGATCGCCGAGCCGGTGCCGGGGATGTTGTTGCCGAAGGTGTGGCTGCCCGTGTAGAAGAGGCGGCCGTCCTGCATCAGGACCATCGTCGGGTACAGGCCCCAGTACGACCAGGTCTGGTTGACCTGCCACAGCGGCAGCCACTTGTTCTCGGCGTCCGACCAGCGCTCGGCCGTCACGGACCCGGTCGAGTCCTCCTTCAGCCCGCCGAAGGAGATCACGTCACCGTTGCCGAGGATCGTCGCCGAAGGGTACCAGTGCCCGTCGTTCATGTCATTGGTCTTGCTGTACGTCTCGGTGACCGGGTCGAAGGTGTACGAGTCCTTGTAGCCCTGGTAGCCGACCGTGCCGTCGGCGGACGGATAGCCCTTGTTGCCGCTCATGACCAGCACCCGGCCGTCGTCGAGCTGCACATGGCCCGCGCAGAACATGTCCTTCGGCGTGGGGATCTGCTTGTACGTGCCGGTCACCGGGTTGTAGACGGCGCTGGTGAACGTGCCCGCCTCGAACATCTCCTCGCTGTTGCCCGAGCCCGCGATCAGCAGCACCTTGCCGTTGTTGAGGACGACGGAGTGCATGGAGCGGACCGGGTTCCGCGTGGGCAGGACGTCCCAGCGGCCGTCGGCGCACTGCTCGGCCGTGCCCGTGCACACCGGATCGGGTATCGGGTCGGCGACCTGGTCCATCGTGTAGTCGTCGGTGGTCACGGAGCCGGTGCCGTAGACGGAGACACCCCAGCTGATGCGGTCGGTGCCCGCGGGGACCTCGGGGGTACGGACCGTCGCCTCGGACCAGCCCGCGCTGATCGGGAGCGTCTTGAGGTCCGTCCAGTACTGCCAGCCGGCGGTCGTGTCGTGCCGGAAGAGCGTGAGGGAGGTGTCCGGGGTCGTCGACCTGTACCAGAGCCCGAGGTCGTACTGCTTGCCGACGCTCACCACCGGCGCGCACTCGGCGGACTCGGTGATCAGCGCCTTGCGGTCGCCCTCGGTACGGCGGGTCAGCTCGACCTTCATGGCCTTGGAGCCGGTGTGGGCGCCGCCGACGGTGGAGAAGGTGAAGTCGTTGTCGCCCCAGCCGGACTTCTCCCAGCAGTACGGCATGCCGTCGCCGCCCGTGCCCGCGGTCTCGAAGCCCGGGTTCTTCACGAGGTTGGCGGCGGAGGCGGGCTGGGGGACGGAGAGGAGCAGCCCCGAGGTGAGGGCTCCCACGGCCAGCAGGGTGGTGCGGCGGGTCGGGCGCAGGGGATGTCTTGGACGGTCGGGTCGTCCGGGCTTCGGAGCGGGTCTGCGGAACATCAGCTGGGTCTCCTTGCTGTGCGGCTCCTTGCGCGGCGGCTCTCCTCGGCCGCCGTGTCTGTTGCGCGCCCTCCCTTCCGCGGCAGATAGACCAGTGCCTCCGTGCCCACGAACCGCAGGACGAAGGTGGTCACCAGGGCGAGTGCCGTGGCGGTGAGCGCGCTCATGCCGAACCGGCCCACGAGCAGCGCGATCAGCGGAATGCGCAGCACCAGGTCGGCGTTGGCGAGCAGTGCGAACCGGCCGGCCCTGTCCCACCAGTGCCGGTGCCGGCGTCGGTCCCGGAAGCAGAGGTGCTCGATGAGCAGGAAGTTCCAGGCGACCCCGAACTGGTTGGCGACGATCTCGGCGGGCAGGTAGTGCATCCCGGCCGCCGTCAGGGCCCACAGGCCGAAGAGGTTCGGCAGGAAGCCGGTCGCACCGATCAGCCCGAAGACCACCATCCGGGCCACCGGTGAGGCCGTGCGCAGTCCGGCGAGGTGCCGCAGGAAGCGGAGGCCCTCCTGTGCGCTCGACTTGGACTCGCCGGCGAACCGGTCCTGGAAGACGAACGGCACCTCGGTGACCTGGCGGGGCCGGGACCGTACCGCCATTTCGAGCAGGATCTTGTAGCCGAGGGGCTTCAGGACGTCCGCGGTGACCGCGCTGCGGCGGATCGCGAAGAAGCCGCTCATCGGGTCGCTGATGCCGCGCAGCCGGCGCGGGAACAGCGTCTTGGTCAGCCAGGTGGCGCCGCGCGAGACGGCGATGCGGTAGCCGCCCGCGAGTCCCTCGCGGCTGCCGCCCTTGATGTAGCGGGAGGCGACGACGAGCCCGGCGGGCGCCCGCTCCCCCGCGGCGACCAGCTCCGGGACCAGGGACGGCGGATGCTGCAGGTCGCCGTCCATGACGACGATCCAGTCGGAGGTCGCCGCGCGGATGCCCTCGACGACGGCCCCGCCGAGCCCGCCGACGGGCTCCTCGCGGTGCAGCACCGTCACCGGGTACGGACAGTCCCGGGCGGCCTCACGGATCACCTCGGGGGTGTCGTCGGTGGAGTCGTCCACGAACACGACCTCGCAGGGCAGCCGCCCGGGCACCGAGGCGGTGATCTGCCGCAGCAACTCGCGTACGTTCGCGGACTCGTTGAAGGTCGGCACGACGATGGTGACCGCGCCCGGCTCGGGGAGCGGGGAGGCCGCGCGCAGCGCCGGGTCGCTCAGCTCCCCCGGGACGATGGACTCGTACGTCATCGGTCGCCGCCTTCCGTGGCCGCCGCGTCGGCGGAGTCGGCCGCGCCCGTGGTGCTTGCGCCACTCGCCGTGCTCGCCCTGCTGGCCCTGCTCTCCGGGCCGCCGCCCTCGATCCGGCGGATCTCGATGCGGTCCGGGCCCTCGCCGAAGGTGGCGACCGGGGTCGAGTGCTTCATCGCCTGCTTGACGTTGGGCAGGTCGACGGCGTCGCGCCGCACGGTCGGGGAGGCGACGACGTAGTCGAGGTCGCGCCAGCCGCGCGGCATGGTTTTCGTCACCGCGGGGTCGAGGTCGGCCTTGTAGAACCAGATGACGCCGAGGCCGGGCCGGTAGCCGGCGTGCACGAGGTCGAGCCAGAGCGCGTCGTCGACCAGGACCCGGGTGTCCTCGGGGTGCTCGACCTCGGTCGCCAGCCACTGGGACGCGGCCCGGTAGGGGGCGTTGGCGTCGGTGGTGACGGCGGTGCGGGCTCCGTCGTACCAGCGCGGCACGACGTACACGGCCGAGGCGGCGACGAGCAGCGCCGCGACCGCGTACCGGCCCCGGGTGACGTACGTGCTCTCGTCGGCGGCGCGCCGTCTGCGCAGCACCCCGTGCGCGACGCTGGCCGTGCCTCCGGCGAGGACCAGTGCGAGGAACGGCAGTGCCTGGATGACGTACATGGCTGGCAGGTAGCCGGTCGGGCGCAGGGCTACCAGGGCGAGGATCGCGACGGTCAGGGCGGGTCCGGCGAGCGCCCGCGCGGTGACCGACCAGCGCCAGGTGACGAGGAGCAGCAGCGCTCCGGCCAGGCCGCCCAGCGGCAGGATGCGGTCGTAGTAGAGCCAGGACCGCAGGACCTCGTGCGAGCCGGAGCCGGTGTCGAGGATGAAGCCCGAACCGGGCCTGGTCAGCTGGTATTCGAGCCCGTCCCACAGCGACACGTGTCCGGCGCCGGGGAACAGCTCGCCCTTGAGGAGGGCGAAGAGCGGGTACGACATGCCGATCAGGACGCAGGCCGTGACGGCTCCGGTGAGGGCGAACTTGCGGGTGTCGCGGTGGCTGTGGCGCCACATGGTGACGAGCACGGCGGGCAGGACGAAGATCATCGTTTCTTTGGTGAGGACCGCGGCCGCCGCGGCGAGTCCCGCCCCGAAGTGGTGCCAGAGGTGGCGGCTCGGGGAGGCGGCGAGGCAGAACGCGAGCAGCGTCCACATCACCGCGATGTTGTCGAGGAAGATCTCACGCTGGAGGACGACGGACAGCGGCGAGAGCCCGAACAGCAGCACTGCGAGCGCCGCCGCCCAGCGGGGCAGGGACAGTCGGCGGGCCAGTACGTGGACGAGGACCGCGCTCACCGCGCTGACCAGGAGCATCACGATCCGCATCGAGCCGACCGTCATCGACTCGGGGCTGATCAGGGACGGGATCCAGGTCAGCACGGCTATCTGTATCCAGCCGAGGGGCGGGTGGTCGTACCAGTACGTGTAGTGGGCGAGGCCGTCGCCCTGCTGCACGGACCAGGCCTGGGCGAGGTAGGTGCCCTCGTCGTCGCTGAGGGTCGGGTAGTCGGCGATGTTCCAGCCCTGCACGGTCATGACGACCACGAGGAGTACGCCGCACAGGATCAGGTCGGCCTTCGAACCGCGCGGTCGGGACGGCGTCGTTCGAGGGGTCGAACCGGTTTTGGGGACAGGTGTGCGCTGCGCGGGGACCTTGGGGGTGGTCACCGCGGGAAGGGTGGAGGTCACGCAGGAACGTCCTCTCGGGACCCGCGGGCCACGGCCGCGGCTTCGGTGTCGGCATCGGTGTCGGCGCCGGTCAGGGTGTCGGGTTCGATGTCGGCGCCGTTGCCGATGTCCTTGCCGAGGTCGTTGCCGGTGTCGGTGAGGTGTGCGCCGACGTGGCTGGTCAACTCCCAGTCGTTGCGGCCCCGCTGCTCGCGCCAGACGGCACGGACGGCCGCTCCGGCGAGGAGCACCTGGTAGAAGGGGCCGCCGACGACGAGCTTGAGGTAGTGGACGAAGCGGACGCGGAGCCCGTACTGCTTGCCGAAGTCGTGCAGTCCGACCAGTTCGAAGACGAAGGTGACGAACGCGGTGACGGCCGGCAGGAAGGTGATGAAGGCGATGCCGACGGGGACGTCGAGGAAGAGCGCGACGGCCACGTTGAGCGGGATGATCACGCCGGAGATCGCCTGGAGGTACGGCGTCATCAGGGTGTAGCGGGCGAGCAGTCGCCGGCCGAAGCCGGGCAGCTGCTTCCAGTCCTTCTTCCGGTAGACCTGCAGGAAGCCCTGGTTCCACCGGGTGCGCTGCTTGAGCAGCGACATCAGGCTGCCGGGTGTCTCCTCCTTGGTCACCATGTCGGAGTCGTACGCGACGACGACCTTCTTGCCTACGCTGGACAGGCGTACGCCCAGGTCGCAGTCCTCGGCGAGGCAGTCGGGGTCCCAGCCGTCGGCCTCCCGCAGGACGTCCGTGCGGACGAAGACCGTGTTTCCGCCAAGCGGAATGAAACCTTTCTGCGCATGCAGATGAAGCCGCGAGCGGAACCAGAAGAAGTACTCCAGGCAGTTGCGCAGGCTGTACCAGCTGGAGTGGAAGTTGATGAGCTGGACGCCGCCCTGGACGACGTCCGCGCCGGTGGTGCGGAAGGCGTGGTCGACGTGCGCGAGCAGCTCCGGGTGGACCTGGTCCTCGGCGTCGAAGACTCCGACGACGTCGCCGCGGCAGTGCGGCAGCGCCGTGTTCATGGCCTTCGGCTTGTTCTTCTTCTCGTGCGTGTCGACGACCACGCGGACGCGCGGGTCGCGGGCCTCGGCGTGCCGGGCCACCGCGGTGGTGTCCGGGTCGTCGTGGCCGACGATCACGATGATCTCGAAGTCGGTGTGGCTGGATTCCAGCAGGCGCTGGATGGTGTGGTCGAGCACGGCCTGTTCGTGTCTCGCGGGCAGCAGTAGCGAGAAGGACACGTGCTCGCCCCCGTCCGGACTGCTGAACCGGGTGGAGGCGAGCACCTCGGGCGTGCGCCACGCGTGCATCTGCCACCACAGGGTGAAAGCAGCCATCCAGAAAAGGGCGAGCGAAACGACAGCGATGAAGACAGACGCCAGCAAAAGATCCCCCCAGGATCCCCAGAACCCCCTGTCACGACAGGGAGTAACTCCTGTCGTGTCCGGGACAGAGACTATGGGGATTCTGTGAAGTCCGGGAGGTGTTCTGATAAATAGCGTGTTTCGGAATGCTCGGTCGACTAGTGGGACGTATCCGAACACCTGCGCACATTGAGCCTCGGCGTGCCGGGTGTTTCCCCTGCTCAGCGCCCCAGTGCCGCCCGGAGGCGGTCGACATCGGTCGTCGGGGCGTCACAGGTGAAGTTACGGCAGACATACGCGGTTGGTTCATTGTCGACAAGAGATCGGTTTGCGAGCAGGGGGAGTTCGTCACTGTCCGCAGTGCCCACGGCGACGACGGCGCCGGGCGCGGTGGCCAGCAGGGCGGCGCGGTGCAGCTCCTGGGTGGCCGGATTGTCACCCGGTCCGACGACGGCGACCTCGCGCGGCCCGTCCAACTGGGCCTCCGCGGTGGCCAGTCCCCAGCCGATGAACCGCGGGGCGCGCGGACCGAGCGCCTTCACCACGCCCAACGCCCGCTCCGCGGCGGTCCGATGGGCCTGCGAACCGGTCTGGGCCGCGTAGCTCAGCAGGGCTCCGGCCGCCGCGCTCCAGCCGGAGGGCGTGGCGTTGTCGGTCGGGTCCTGCGGGCGCCTGATGAGCTTCTCGGCGTCGGCCGCCGTGTCGTACAGGGCCCCTGACTTCTCGTCGGTGAACTGCACGAGGACGTGGTCGAGCAGGAAGCCGGCGAACTCCAGCCAGACGCCCTCGCCGGTGACCGAGGCCAGCGCGAGGAAGCCCTCCGCGACGTCCGCGTAGTCCTCCAGCACCCCCGCGTGGGCGCCGGTCCGGCCGTCCTTGCTGGTACGGGCGAGCCGCGCGTGCTCGTCGAGATGGAGCCGCACGAGGAGGTCGGCCGCCCCGAGCGCCGCGTCGACGAGGTCGGGCCGGTCGAAGTACGCGCCGGTCTCGGCGAGTGCGGCGATCGCAAGACCGTTCCAGGCGGCGACGACCTTGTCGTCGCGGCCGGGGGCGGGCCGGCCGTCGCGCGCCGCCTTCAGCCGGACCTTGACGGACTCGATCCGCTCGGCGTCGAACACGCCCTCGTTCTGCGGCAGTTGAAGTACCGAGGCGCCCTCCTCGAAGGTGCCCTCCGCCGTCACGCCGAAGTGGTCGGCGGCGAGTTGCGCGTCCTCGTCGCCCAGCACCTCTCGCAGTTGCTGCGGAGTCCACGCGTAGTACGCGCCCTCGACGTGCTTCCCCGTGCCGTCGTCGCTGTCGGCGTCCAGCGCGGAGGCGAACCCGCCCTCGTTCGTGCGCAGTTCGCGGACCATGAAGTCGGCCGTCTCCAGGGCGACCCGGCGGGCGAGGTCCGAGCCGGTGGTCCGCCACAGGTGTGCGTACACGCGGCACAGCAGCGCGTTGTCGTAGAGCATCTTCTCGAAGTGGGGCACGACCCACTCGCGGTCGACGGAGTAGCGGGCGAAGCCGCCGCCGAGCTGGTCGTAGATACCGCCGCGGGCCATGTGCTCGCAGGTGTCGGCGGCCATCTGCAGCGCGCCCTCGGACCCGGTGCGGGCGTGGTGGCGCAGCAGGAACTCGACTGCCATGGACGGCGGGAACTTGGGCGCCTGGCCGAAGCCGCCGTGGGTGGCGTCGTAGTCGCGGGTGAGCCCGAGCAGCGCCTGCGCGAGGTCGCCCTCGCCGGGCACCTGTGCGTCGCCGAAGCCGATCTCGCGGCCGGCGAGATCGCGCACGATCTTCCGGGCGACCTCGTCGACCTCGTCCCGTCGGTCGGTCCACGCGCTGCTGACGCCTTCGAGGACCTGCCGGAAGGAGGGGCTGCCGTGCCGGGGCTCGGGCGGGAAGTACGTACCGAAGTAGAACGGCTCGGCGTCGGGCGTGAGGAAGACGGTCATGGGCCAGCCGCCGTGCCCGGTCGCCGCCTGCACGGCCTCCATGTACACCGCGTCGACATCGGGCCGCTCCTCGCGGTCGACCTTGACGCTCACGAAGTGCGCGTTGAGGTAGTCGGCGGTCCGCTGGTCCTCGAACGACTCGTGAGCCATCACGTGGCACCAGTGGCAGCTGCTGTAACCGACGCTGAGCAGGACCGGTCTGCCCGTCCTGCGCGACTCCTCGAAGGCCTCGGCCGACCAGGGCCACCAGTCGACGGGGTTGTCGGCGTGCTGCAGGAGGTAGGGGGACGTCTCGTGGGCCAGTCGGTTCGGCATGGGGTCCATCCTGCCGCAGTACCCGGGACGCGGCGCGGATCACGGGACGCGCGGCGGATCACACCGGTCGCGCGTGACGGATCACCGGGGCGCGCGGCGGATCATCGGGGTCCGGCAGGGGTAGGTACTGGGTTTCCGGCGGGCGGTGGGTACCGGGTCCGGACTGCCCGGACGGGCGTGAGCATGCCAGGGAACGCGCCAGTGGCTCTCTCGCCTTCCCCGCTCATCCGCAGGACACTTGACCAGGAAAGCCGTTGTCGGCGGAGGGGGACGCGAAATGCGGGACAGCCATCGGGCGGAGGCCGAACGGCTGTTGGTCCGGGCCGTGGAGGAGGAGGTCCGGCGGTCGGGCGGGCGGGTCGACGGGAACGTACTGCTGTCGCGGGCGCGGGCCGCGCTGGACACCATGGCGCAGACGGCCGCCGAGGAGTACGAGGCCTACGCGAAGGCGGCGGACGAGGCGGAGGCGGGCCGGCTGACCTTCGGGCAGCGCTACGCGCGCGAGGGCGCCGGAACTCCCCTGCTGGTCGCGGCCGTCGCGGCGCTCGCGGCCGTGGTGGCGGACCTGGCACTCGGCACCGGCGGGGGCACGGCCGTGGGCGCAGGCGTGATCGTCGGCGCCACGGGCGCCGCGGCCACCGTGGCGAAGGTGACGGCCTCCCATCTGCCGGCCGCGAGCCGCCGCGCGGGAGCCCTCGGCCAGCCCGGCGGCCCCGAACAGCTGCGCCTGACCTGGCTGACCGCCCTGGAGGTCCGTGGGATCCGGCCCTTCTTCGACCAGCAGCGCGTGTTCAAGGCGGCCACCGGAGCGAAGAAGGGCGCGCCCCAGCTGCGGCGTACGGACAAGAGCGCGGCGGCCCGCCGGCGGAGCGTCCTGGAGCAGTCGTTCGGGCAACTGCCGGAGCCGGTCGGGCCGTTCGCGGGCCGGCGCCAGGAACTGCTGCGGATCGCGCAGTGGGTGCACGCGGCCCGCGCGAGCACGGAGACCAGGCCGACGGTGGTCGTCCTGCACGGCGCGCCGGGCTCCGGCCGCAGCACCCTCGCCGTGCGCGCCGCGCACGAGCTGAAGGACCAGTTCCGCGGCGCGTGCGTGGTGGACCTGCGGGGCGACAGCCCGGAGGAGCCGCCGCTGACCACCCGCGACGCGCTGCTGCACCTGCTGAACCGGCTGGGCGCGCCCCGCGAGCAACTCCTCTTCCGCGAGCGCTCCTCGCAGGACCAGCAGGTCCGGCGGCTCGCCGAGCTCTACCACCAGCATCTGACGGGCCTGCCCGTCACGATCGTGCTGGACGACGCGAGCGACCTGGAGCAGGTCCGCATCCTCGTGCCGGAGCGCTCCGACAGCCTGGTCGTCGTCACCGCCCGCAAACCCCTCGACCTGCCCGCCGACCTGCCCGCCTGGGTGCACCAGCTCGCGGTGGAGCCGCTGGCCGCGCCGGGCGCCGAGGAGCTTCTGAAGGCCTCCGCCCAGGACGACTCCTCCCCGTACGACGCCGAAGCCTCCGACGAGATCAGGGAGTTGTGCGGCGGGCTGCCCCTGGCGCTGCGCG is a genomic window of Streptomyces sp. NBC_00414 containing:
- a CDS encoding galactose oxidase-like domain-containing protein, whose protein sequence is MFRRPAPKPGRPDRPRHPLRPTRRTTLLAVGALTSGLLLSVPQPASAANLVKNPGFETAGTGGDGMPYCWEKSGWGDNDFTFSTVGGAHTGSKAMKVELTRRTEGDRKALITESAECAPVVSVGKQYDLGLWYRSTTPDTSLTLFRHDTTAGWQYWTDLKTLPISAGWSEATVRTPEVPAGTDRISWGVSVYGTGSVTTDDYTMDQVADPIPDPVCTGTAEQCADGRWDVLPTRNPVRSMHSVVLNNGKVLLIAGSGNSEEMFEAGTFTSAVYNPVTGTYKQIPTPKDMFCAGHVQLDDGRVLVMSGNKGYPSADGTVGYQGYKDSYTFDPVTETYSKTNDMNDGHWYPSATILGNGDVISFGGLKEDSTGSVTAERWSDAENKWLPLWQVNQTWSYWGLYPTMVLMQDGRLFYTGSHTFGNNIPGTGSAIYDYDANTTTQVPGLQRKDERDQSASVLLPPAQDQKVLTIGGGNIDSNPDANRLTDVIDLKSADPAYVAGPPLPQGTVDLGNGKVPQTGAQGKMYVSAVLLPDGKVLETGGALHNRADPVHESSLYDPATNTFDPVAADPEARGYHSSAFLLPDGRVMATGDNPGNGTWNHNVSVYTPPYLLKGPRPAITSLIDNEWTYGDTQRITVDRPIARAELIRPAAVTHSSDPNQRFVDLPLSVDGNNVDLNVTSNPNLAPPGWYMLFAVDANGVPSVAKWVHLQGPTALAAPSGHVHSFADSLEGKVEKPRKKRASAKVSPTIAGCDRHYGSANVCVPTAFPAKVKNTTASRCAWLKSNDYGPLKINGKDDPLRLDRNGDGTACGRGDVSR
- a CDS encoding glycosyltransferase family 2 protein, which codes for MTYESIVPGELSDPALRAASPLPEPGAVTIVVPTFNESANVRELLRQITASVPGRLPCEVVFVDDSTDDTPEVIREAARDCPYPVTVLHREEPVGGLGGAVVEGIRAATSDWIVVMDGDLQHPPSLVPELVAAGERAPAGLVVASRYIKGGSREGLAGGYRIAVSRGATWLTKTLFPRRLRGISDPMSGFFAIRRSAVTADVLKPLGYKILLEMAVRSRPRQVTEVPFVFQDRFAGESKSSAQEGLRFLRHLAGLRTASPVARMVVFGLIGATGFLPNLFGLWALTAAGMHYLPAEIVANQFGVAWNFLLIEHLCFRDRRRHRHWWDRAGRFALLANADLVLRIPLIALLVGRFGMSALTATALALVTTFVLRFVGTEALVYLPRKGGRATDTAAEESRRARSRTARRPS
- a CDS encoding ArnT family glycosyltransferase is translated as MTSTLPAVTTPKVPAQRTPVPKTGSTPRTTPSRPRGSKADLILCGVLLVVVMTVQGWNIADYPTLSDDEGTYLAQAWSVQQGDGLAHYTYWYDHPPLGWIQIAVLTWIPSLISPESMTVGSMRIVMLLVSAVSAVLVHVLARRLSLPRWAAALAVLLFGLSPLSVVLQREIFLDNIAVMWTLLAFCLAASPSRHLWHHFGAGLAAAAAVLTKETMIFVLPAVLVTMWRHSHRDTRKFALTGAVTACVLIGMSYPLFALLKGELFPGAGHVSLWDGLEYQLTRPGSGFILDTGSGSHEVLRSWLYYDRILPLGGLAGALLLLVTWRWSVTARALAGPALTVAILALVALRPTGYLPAMYVIQALPFLALVLAGGTASVAHGVLRRRRAADESTYVTRGRYAVAALLVAASAVYVVPRWYDGARTAVTTDANAPYRAASQWLATEVEHPEDTRVLVDDALWLDLVHAGYRPGLGVIWFYKADLDPAVTKTMPRGWRDLDYVVASPTVRRDAVDLPNVKQAMKHSTPVATFGEGPDRIEIRRIEGGGPESRASRASTASGASTTGAADSADAAATEGGDR
- a CDS encoding glycosyltransferase, encoding MLASVFIAVVSLALFWMAAFTLWWQMHAWRTPEVLASTRFSSPDGGEHVSFSLLLPARHEQAVLDHTIQRLLESSHTDFEIIVIVGHDDPDTTAVARHAEARDPRVRVVVDTHEKKNKPKAMNTALPHCRGDVVGVFDAEDQVHPELLAHVDHAFRTTGADVVQGGVQLINFHSSWYSLRNCLEYFFWFRSRLHLHAQKGFIPLGGNTVFVRTDVLREADGWDPDCLAEDCDLGVRLSSVGKKVVVAYDSDMVTKEETPGSLMSLLKQRTRWNQGFLQVYRKKDWKQLPGFGRRLLARYTLMTPYLQAISGVIIPLNVAVALFLDVPVGIAFITFLPAVTAFVTFVFELVGLHDFGKQYGLRVRFVHYLKLVVGGPFYQVLLAGAAVRAVWREQRGRNDWELTSHVGAHLTDTGNDLGKDIGNGADIEPDTLTGADTDADTEAAAVARGSREDVPA
- a CDS encoding thioredoxin domain-containing protein, encoding MPNRLAHETSPYLLQHADNPVDWWPWSAEAFEESRRTGRPVLLSVGYSSCHWCHVMAHESFEDQRTADYLNAHFVSVKVDREERPDVDAVYMEAVQAATGHGGWPMTVFLTPDAEPFYFGTYFPPEPRHGSPSFRQVLEGVSSAWTDRRDEVDEVARKIVRDLAGREIGFGDAQVPGEGDLAQALLGLTRDYDATHGGFGQAPKFPPSMAVEFLLRHHARTGSEGALQMAADTCEHMARGGIYDQLGGGFARYSVDREWVVPHFEKMLYDNALLCRVYAHLWRTTGSDLARRVALETADFMVRELRTNEGGFASALDADSDDGTGKHVEGAYYAWTPQQLREVLGDEDAQLAADHFGVTAEGTFEEGASVLQLPQNEGVFDAERIESVKVRLKAARDGRPAPGRDDKVVAAWNGLAIAALAETGAYFDRPDLVDAALGAADLLVRLHLDEHARLARTSKDGRTGAHAGVLEDYADVAEGFLALASVTGEGVWLEFAGFLLDHVLVQFTDEKSGALYDTAADAEKLIRRPQDPTDNATPSGWSAAAGALLSYAAQTGSQAHRTAAERALGVVKALGPRAPRFIGWGLATAEAQLDGPREVAVVGPGDNPATQELHRAALLATAPGAVVAVGTADSDELPLLANRSLVDNEPTAYVCRNFTCDAPTTDVDRLRAALGR